One Brassica oleracea var. oleracea cultivar TO1000 chromosome C7, BOL, whole genome shotgun sequence genomic window carries:
- the LOC106302726 gene encoding uncharacterized protein LOC106302726, with the protein MLLNTLQRVNDIIIVTVKTVHDLSKGQLYVDLSGSPGFSLIASSSSGESSSEMASKSGDEENTEDFQDEFIDIISKRSKKQLKDKEKSRARRRGFRKWFKKQKPIFGGLIETHVQPAKATNIVSRTLPGWSFANNYEFSDLGKIWLLWHPSVHVSVISKSLQVVTSRVKLPSFNSEFIVSVVYGSNCAIERRQLWLELEATANNPTIASSPWLILGDFNEIIATSEHTNEANIATTRGMREFRECLLRCDLSDLAYRGNSYTWTNRHVSKKLDRILVNDIWLQTFPDSLAVFGKLGISDHTPSCLFLDQFRPKQKRPFKFFAHLNQHPEFPDIIRGCWHAFNFAGSHQLSISKKLKELKPIIRSFAKENYSNLEKRVVEAFDTLTLCQQFTLSSPSPSAAIAEEEAHRKWLELAQAEDSFLRQRSRIQWTSFGDASTAFYHRSIRTRRDQNQIGHFL; encoded by the exons ATGCTCCTTAACACCCTCCAGAGAGTCAATGATATCATCATTGTTACGGTTAAAACTGTGCACGACCTGAGCAAAGGCCAGCTCTATGTTGATCTCTCGGGTTCTCCTGGTTTCTCCCTCATTGCATCATCTTCCTCCGGTGAATCTTCCTCTGAAATGGCTTCTAAGTCTGGCGATGAGGAAAACACTGAGGATTTTCAGGACGAATTCATAGACATCATCTCTAAGCGCTCTAAAAAGCAATTAAAGGATAAGGAGAAGTCAAGAGCTAGG CGGAGAGGTTTTAGGAAATGGTTCAAAAAACAAAAACCTATATTCGGAGGTCTCATTGAGACGCATGTACAGCCGGCTAAAGCGACGAATATAGTATCTCGTACGCTTCCGGGTTGGTCTTTTGCTAATAACTATGAGTTCTCGGATCTTGGAAAGATATGGCTCTTATGGCACCCATCGGTTCATGTCTCTGTCATCTCGAAATCCCTTCAAGTTGTTACTTCTCGGGTTAAGCTACCTTCGTTCAACTCTGAGTTTATTGTCTCTGTTGTCTACGGTTCTAACTGTGCTATTGAAAGGCGTCAGTTATGGTTGGAACTAGAAGCAACAGCAAATAATCCTACTATTGCGAGTTCTCCTTGGCTCATCCTAGGTGATTTCAATGAAATCATCGCTACTTCGGAGCATACAAATGAAGCGAATATAGCCACAACTAGAGGAATGCGTGAATTTAGGGAATGTCTCCTCCGCTGTGATCTTTCAGATCTGGCCTACCGTGGAAATTCTTATACCTGGACGAACAGGCATGTCTCTAAGAAGCTAGACAGGATTCTGGTCAACGACATATGGCTTCAAACCTTCCCCGACTCCCTAGCGGTCTTTGGTAAACTCGGTATCTCTGATCACACTCCCTCGTGTCTTTTCTTGGATCAGTTTAGGCCCAAACAGAAACGCCCATTTAAATTCTTTGCGCACCTGAACCAGCACCCGGAATTTCCAGATATCATAAGGGGTTGTTGGCATGCATTTAATTTTGCTGGCTCTCATCAGTTATCAATCTCCAAAAAGCTTAAAGAGCTCAAGCCGATCATCAGATCTTTTGCTAAAGAAAACTACTCGAACCTGGAGAAACGGGTGGTGGAGGCTTTTGATACTCTCACTCTATGTCAGCAATTCACCCTTTCATCCCCCTCTCCTTCTGCTGCTATAGCAGAAGAGGAAGCTCACCGTAAATGGCTGGAGTTAGCTCAAGCGGAAGACTCTTTTCTCAGGCAGCGCTCGAGAATTCAATGGACGTCATTTGGAGATGCAAGCACTGCTTTTTACCATAGGTCTATACGGACTAGAAGGGACCAGAACCAAATCGGGCATTTTCTCTAG